In Candidatus Saccharimonadales bacterium, one genomic interval encodes:
- a CDS encoding M23 family metallopeptidase → MHYVRIVTTLYSFRREIGVVIGVLVAILVLPIFATIGLLNNGVQGASDALVSVNPVTHKVEVRDAKGALITTMDATTAWPIKGVVTQEFGHPNPPYQTAHSGIDIDGGFGSSVTVFMLGKVIKVGDNALAGCGSHCVIVDHGFGINSVYAHMSAHTVQVGQTVKPGDVIGQEGAEGWAEGAHLHFEIRIAHIPVNPRVFMIGNPPPRS, encoded by the coding sequence ATGCATTATGTCCGAATAGTAACTACCCTCTATTCTTTCCGCCGAGAAATAGGCGTTGTTATTGGTGTGCTTGTAGCAATTCTTGTCTTACCTATATTTGCTACCATCGGGCTGCTTAACAACGGCGTTCAGGGCGCGTCAGATGCTTTAGTCTCTGTTAATCCCGTAACGCACAAAGTTGAAGTGCGCGACGCTAAGGGCGCGCTTATAACAACGATGGACGCTACAACAGCGTGGCCAATCAAAGGAGTGGTGACACAGGAGTTCGGCCATCCTAACCCGCCCTATCAAACGGCTCATAGCGGTATTGATATTGACGGTGGTTTTGGCTCATCCGTAACGGTTTTTATGCTGGGCAAAGTTATCAAGGTTGGTGACAATGCGCTCGCAGGCTGTGGGTCGCACTGCGTGATCGTAGACCACGGCTTTGGTATTAATTCGGTCTATGCCCATATGTCAGCGCATACGGTTCAGGTCGGACAAACCGTAAAACCAGGCGATGTTATCGGGCAAGAAGGCGCTGAAGGCTGGGCTGAGGGCGCGCATCTCCACTTTGAGATACGGATTGCTCATATTCCTGTTAACCCTCGGGTATTTATGATTGGCAATCCGCCTCCCAGGAGTTAG
- a CDS encoding pilin has protein sequence MPSLILFADAQAASETLKSSISPLFSTMITIAAVLCILFVVFGGYYYMTSSGNPEKLERAKKTLRNAFIGVVVVLGAGALVAVMQNAYSSKPVSPVQIVTQQPKGEESVGIGDVVNEAIKGFMKVTIESIGKPIVYALKQFTTATPLMAQNGSVFNLWMVIVAIADVLFLLVIGLIGFRIMSSSVVGFEDVDIRSLIPQIILVFIIANVSIFAIDAIISVSNAMIQALLIGMSNDIIWAALGGLIATAASANIGILILIVIAVIFAVMLLVYYLKRIIVLYIGAVLSPLIALLWLLPSFRDFAVSSAKMYITTIFALFVQVVVLMLAVSLFSGLVKGDGDPMMTALLVIATLSVLLSTNRTMNHLTMVSVGGHGMRKLGNTFVRGVSHVASSVKQSSARPTVSVSRTLSPAAAGARPAIPASYAFVPSETRRTPTQKAAAELTHKQTTPRKVSRSGSARKPSITVTRTPARKTPRIPKGGK, from the coding sequence TGTTTGTCGTATTCGGCGGCTATTACTATATGACGAGTTCAGGTAATCCAGAAAAGCTTGAACGCGCAAAAAAAACGCTTCGAAATGCGTTTATCGGAGTTGTGGTGGTTTTAGGAGCTGGAGCGCTCGTGGCTGTCATGCAAAACGCGTACTCGTCTAAACCAGTAAGCCCGGTTCAGATTGTTACTCAACAACCAAAAGGTGAAGAATCTGTCGGCATAGGGGATGTTGTTAATGAGGCAATTAAAGGCTTCATGAAAGTCACGATAGAATCAATTGGAAAACCGATAGTCTATGCACTAAAACAATTTACGACCGCCACTCCTCTTATGGCACAAAACGGCTCTGTATTTAATTTATGGATGGTAATAGTAGCAATTGCCGATGTTCTATTCTTGCTTGTTATCGGTCTTATTGGATTTCGAATCATGAGTTCGTCGGTGGTAGGGTTTGAAGATGTCGATATCCGATCACTCATTCCTCAAATCATTCTTGTTTTTATAATCGCGAATGTCTCAATATTCGCGATTGACGCAATTATTTCAGTTTCTAATGCGATGATACAGGCGTTATTAATTGGCATGTCCAATGACATTATATGGGCAGCCCTGGGTGGTCTTATCGCTACTGCGGCAAGCGCTAATATTGGCATTCTCATTTTGATTGTTATAGCTGTCATTTTCGCCGTGATGCTTCTCGTCTACTATCTCAAGCGTATTATTGTTTTATACATTGGCGCTGTGCTGTCGCCGCTCATTGCTTTGCTCTGGCTACTGCCAAGTTTTAGGGATTTTGCCGTATCTTCGGCGAAGATGTATATAACGACAATATTCGCGTTGTTCGTACAAGTGGTCGTACTTATGCTCGCCGTCTCATTGTTTTCCGGCCTAGTAAAAGGAGACGGTGATCCGATGATGACTGCGCTATTAGTCATCGCTACCCTTTCCGTCCTACTGTCGACAAACAGGACGATGAACCATCTGACGATGGTGAGTGTCGGTGGTCACGGAATGCGGAAACTTGGAAATACATTCGTGCGCGGGGTTAGTCATGTCGCGAGTTCCGTCAAGCAATCATCCGCTAGACCTACCGTGTCGGTGTCCCGCACTCTCAGCCCCGCTGCGGCGGGTGCACGACCAGCAATACCTGCGAGCTACGCGTTTGTTCCAAGTGAAACTCGCCGGACACCTACGCAGAAAGCAGCTGCTGAATTAACGCATAAGCAGACTACTCCTCGCAAAGTATCCAGGTCTGGTAGCGCCCGAAAGCCGAGCATTACCGTCACCAGAACACCGGCTAGAAAAACCCCTCGAATTCCAAAAGGAGGAAAATAG
- a CDS encoding ATP-binding protein, with the protein MNLINPLTKIKEIQRERDAKPKQHILSFGEQDPMDIISYAGMKEQPDHLIIDGQFRRTIFLSGYPFTAEVGWLDSLTHLNHDIDVSYHVEQADSNEALKKLEKKITQLESMKRARLRDGGIIGPEITDPLDSAMELRDAIRRGQQKLFHVSIYATLIADSLEELNDTTNSLKSSLSARLFYIKTAQYQQIEGLQSTLPRGENVLAQRRNLDSETAALTFPFVSSELVQPGGILYGVNNSNNSLVIIDRFSLHNANSITFAQSGSGKSYTTKVEILRQLMQGTRVIVIDPEREYQNLTSSVGGSYVKLSAQSDQKINPFDMATTSRSSGQLSSHAQDLTDVIALMVDGLNAPEKAALDKAILAVYSLKSKKPPILEDLYKQLKKVKEAELCKRLEKYITGSLANVFNHQTSINLENRLVVFDIKDLPESIRQIMMMIVANFVQNTVKLNPQKRMLVIDEGWMLLEHEETARFVAGLVRRARKYGLGVSIITQQANDFLSNKYGRAIASQSSLRILMRQDTTTIEQVTREFRLSDYEKSYLLTSDRGDALIIADQQHVSLHVTASEEEHPLITTNPLETLTRQDD; encoded by the coding sequence ATGAACTTAATAAATCCTCTCACGAAAATCAAAGAAATTCAGCGCGAACGTGATGCGAAGCCAAAACAGCATATTCTTTCATTTGGCGAACAAGACCCGATGGATATTATTTCCTATGCTGGCATGAAGGAGCAGCCTGACCACCTCATAATCGACGGGCAGTTTCGTCGTACTATTTTCTTATCGGGTTATCCATTCACGGCGGAAGTCGGTTGGCTTGACTCCCTAACTCACCTGAACCATGATATCGACGTTTCATATCATGTCGAGCAAGCTGACTCAAACGAAGCCCTCAAGAAGCTTGAAAAAAAGATTACGCAGCTCGAATCAATGAAACGCGCTAGGCTACGAGATGGTGGAATCATTGGCCCAGAGATTACCGACCCTCTCGATTCTGCGATGGAGCTACGTGACGCTATCCGTCGCGGCCAACAAAAGCTTTTTCATGTTTCCATTTACGCGACCCTCATTGCTGATTCACTTGAGGAGTTAAACGATACGACGAATAGCCTGAAGTCTTCGCTAAGTGCCCGTTTGTTCTATATTAAAACTGCACAGTATCAGCAAATTGAAGGATTGCAGTCTACTCTGCCTCGTGGTGAAAATGTGCTTGCGCAGCGCCGTAACTTAGATAGTGAAACCGCAGCCTTAACCTTTCCGTTTGTCTCATCTGAGCTCGTTCAGCCAGGGGGTATTCTTTACGGGGTTAATAACTCAAACAACTCGCTGGTTATTATCGACAGGTTTAGCCTGCACAACGCCAACAGTATTACCTTTGCGCAGTCTGGAAGTGGTAAGAGCTACACGACAAAAGTAGAAATCCTTCGCCAGCTTATGCAAGGAACGAGAGTGATTGTTATCGACCCTGAGCGTGAATACCAGAACCTTACAAGTTCTGTCGGTGGATCGTATGTTAAGTTATCGGCTCAATCGGATCAAAAGATTAATCCTTTTGATATGGCGACTACTTCACGCAGTTCAGGGCAATTATCTTCTCATGCTCAAGACTTAACCGATGTGATTGCTTTAATGGTTGATGGATTAAACGCGCCGGAAAAAGCAGCACTGGATAAAGCCATACTCGCCGTCTACTCCCTTAAATCGAAGAAACCACCAATCCTTGAAGATCTATACAAGCAGCTCAAGAAGGTGAAAGAGGCAGAGCTTTGTAAACGCCTGGAGAAATATATAACGGGATCGCTTGCCAACGTCTTCAATCACCAGACAAGTATTAATCTGGAGAACCGCCTTGTGGTGTTTGACATTAAGGATTTGCCGGAATCAATCCGACAAATCATGATGATGATCGTTGCTAACTTTGTGCAAAATACCGTTAAGCTAAACCCGCAGAAACGTATGCTTGTGATTGATGAAGGTTGGATGCTGCTTGAGCATGAAGAGACGGCGCGTTTTGTCGCTGGCCTCGTTCGGCGCGCACGCAAGTATGGTCTAGGTGTGTCAATTATTACGCAACAGGCCAATGACTTCTTATCTAATAAGTATGGCCGGGCTATTGCCTCGCAGAGTTCACTCCGTATTCTTATGCGTCAAGATACGACGACTATCGAGCAAGTAACAAGAGAGTTTCGGTTGAGTGATTACGAGAAGTCATATCTTCTTACGAGTGACCGAGGTGACGCATTGATCATTGCTGATCAGCAACATGTCTCCCTTCATGTCACCGCCTCTGAAGAAGAACATCCTCTCATTACGACTAACCCATTAGAAACGTTAACCAGGCAAGACGACTAG